From a region of the Listeria monocytogenes ATCC 19117 genome:
- a CDS encoding Lmo1799 family Asp-Ala repeat surface protein, translating to MKKQRVDYKRRLDQKRAQKAKLIAALITTTTMMVAPVTVNYDSFNHQFALSGIQADAATIDLLGNSNLNTQYSNGKLVITLSGNQLVSASAVSTYYPYFELPSELSSILSNPNIRANTKIDYKIAYLGIGGIGLFNQGTVNGSNSSNFFIDSSRNAVGAKVNHLLGVGVGSISTFTLTIDLLALGVTALPSANDGKLDFAARTGDGLLDVDLLNSNAARGFITTDVGDADADADADADADADADADADADADADADADADADADADADADADADADADADADADADADADADADADADADADADADADADADADADADADADADADADADADADADADADADADADADADADADADADADADADADADADADADADADADADADADADADADADADADADADADADADADADADADADADADADADADADADADADADADADADADADADADADADADADADADADADADADADADADADADADADADADADADADADADADADADADADADADADADADADADADADADADADADADADADADADADADADADADADADADADADADADADADADADADADVDIDWRDFLVEKPTVNPIYEGTKTISGTSIYKNMNINTLLKSLQSDAPAGTTFYINLTLPDGTVIGNVLIHADGTYTINIPNYNLKAGDVIHLQVTAKYGNEVKTSEDVAVTVLPLADSDADADADADADADADADADADADGGSNPSTNGGTTGTSNGGTGVTVTNMSSNGSGTMLSSGYSADGTTSISASDLPSTGDTNSSLPWVGLGLFSLAGAFLLRLFRK from the coding sequence ATGAAAAAACAGCGTGTAGATTACAAACGGAGATTAGACCAAAAGCGAGCGCAAAAAGCAAAATTAATTGCGGCGCTTATTACGACAACAACGATGATGGTAGCGCCTGTCACTGTGAATTACGATTCTTTTAATCACCAATTTGCCCTAAGTGGTATTCAAGCGGATGCGGCAACAATTGATTTATTAGGAAATTCTAATTTGAATACACAGTATTCTAATGGGAAATTAGTGATTACTCTTTCTGGGAATCAGTTAGTTAGTGCTAGTGCAGTATCCACGTACTATCCATACTTTGAACTACCAAGTGAACTTTCTTCTATTTTGAGTAATCCAAATATAAGAGCAAATACGAAAATTGATTATAAAATTGCTTATTTAGGAATTGGCGGTATTGGATTATTTAATCAAGGTACAGTAAATGGAAGTAACTCAAGCAATTTCTTTATTGATTCTAGTAGAAATGCGGTTGGTGCAAAAGTAAATCACTTACTGGGAGTTGGAGTTGGTAGTATATCTACTTTCACTTTGACAATTGATTTGCTAGCGCTTGGCGTAACTGCGCTACCTAGTGCCAATGATGGAAAATTAGATTTTGCTGCTAGAACTGGTGATGGGCTTTTGGATGTTGATCTGTTGAATAGTAATGCGGCTCGTGGGTTTATTACTACGGATGTTGGGGATGCCGACGCTGACGCTGACGCCGATGCTGACGCTGATGCGGATGCCGACGCCGATGCGGATGCGGATGCTGACGCTGATGCCGACGCCGACGCTGATGCTGACGCTGATGCGGATGCTGATGCCGACGCCGACGCTGATGCTGACGCTGATGCTGACGCTGATGCTGATGCCGACGCTGATGCTGACGCCGATGCCGACGCTGACGCCGATGCTGACGCTGATGCTGATGCCGACGCTGATGCCGACGCCGACGCCGATGCGGATGCGGATGCTGACGCTGATGCCGACGCTGATGCCGACGCCGACGCTGATGCTGACGCTGATGCTGATGCCGACGCCGACGCTGATGCTGACGCTGATGCTGATGCCGACGCTGATGCTGACGCTGATGCTGATGCGGATGCGGATGCTGACGCCGATGCCGACGCTGATGCTGATGCGGATGCGGATGCTGATGCCGACGCTGATGCCGACGCTGATGCTGACGCCGACGCCGACGCTGATGCTGACGCTGATGCCGATGCCGATGCTGACGCTGATGCTGACGCCGATGCTGACGCCGATGCGGATGCGGATGCCGATGCGGATGCGGATGCCGATGCTGATGCCGACGCTGATGCCGACGCTGATGCCGACGCTGATGCGGACGCTGATGCCGATGCGGATGCCGATGCGGATGCCGACGCTGATGCCGACGCTGATGCGGACGCCGATGCGGATGCGGATGCCGACGCTGATGCCGACGCTGACGCTGATGCGGATGCTGATGCTGACGCCGATGCTGATGCTGACGCCGATGCGGATGCTGACGCCGATGCTGACGCTGATGCGGATGCCGACGCCGATGCGGACGCTGATGCCGACGCCGATGCGGATGCCGACGCCGATGCGGATGCTGACGCCGATGCCGATGCCGACGCTGATGCGGATGCCGACGCCGATGCGGATGCCGACGCCGATGCGGATGCTGACGCCGATGCGGATGCTGACGCCGATGCTGACGCCGATGCGGATGCGGATGCTGATGCTGACGCCGATGCCGATGCGGATGCCGATGCCGACGTAGACATTGACTGGAGAGATTTCCTAGTTGAAAAACCAACTGTAAATCCAATTTACGAAGGAACTAAAACAATTTCAGGTACTTCCATTTATAAAAATATGAATATAAATACCCTTCTGAAATCATTGCAATCAGATGCACCGGCTGGAACAACTTTCTATATTAATTTGACTCTTCCGGACGGTACTGTTATCGGAAATGTCTTAATCCATGCAGATGGAACCTATACTATTAATATTCCTAATTATAATTTGAAAGCTGGAGATGTTATTCATCTTCAAGTAACAGCTAAATATGGTAATGAAGTTAAAACGAGTGAAGATGTAGCCGTAACTGTCCTACCATTAGCAGATTCTGATGCCGACGCTGATGCCGACGCTGATGCCGATGCCGATGCCGACGCTGATGCGGATGCGGATGCGGATGGTGGATCAAATCCTTCTACCAATGGAGGAACTACTGGAACTTCTAACGGAGGAACTGGCGTAACCGTTACGAACATGAGTTCAAATGGTTCAGGAACAATGCTTTCC